Genomic window (Enterobacteriaceae bacterium 4M9):
TATCGAATTAAGGAGTCGTAATGAGCAGTAGCTGGCAGGTATGTGGGCTGATGGTTCAGACCCGCCCAGAGAATATCGCCACAGTCAGCGCGGCGTTGAACGCGCTGCCCGGCAGTGAAGTCTCCGCCAGCGATGCGGCAACCGGCAAGCTGGCGGTTGTGATGGAGGCAGCCTCGTCGCGAGCGCTGCTGGATACTATTGAGTCGGCACGCGAAG
Coding sequences:
- the napD gene encoding chaperone NapD; the protein is MSSSWQVCGLMVQTRPENIATVSAALNALPGSEVSASDAATGKLAVVMEAASSRALLDTIESAREVTGVLAVSLVYHQQESTGEETP